One Symphalangus syndactylus isolate Jambi chromosome 10, NHGRI_mSymSyn1-v2.1_pri, whole genome shotgun sequence genomic region harbors:
- the LOC129492254 gene encoding C-X-C motif chemokine 3 translates to MARAALSAIPSNPRLLRVALLLLLLVAAGRRAAGASVVTELRCQCLQTLHGIHLKNIQSVNVKSPGPHCAQTEVIATLKNGQKACLNPASPMVKKIIEKILNKGSTN, encoded by the exons ATGGCCCGCGCCGCGCTCTCCGCAATCCCCAGCAATCCCCGGCTCCTGCGGGTGGCGCTGCTGCTCCTGCTTCTGGTGGCCGCCGGCCGGCGCGCAGCAG GAGCGTCCGTGGTCACTGAACTGCGCTGCCAGTGCTTGCAGACACTGCACGGAATTCACCTCAAGAACATCCAAAGTGTGAATGTGAAGTCCCCAGGACCTCACTGCGCCCAAACCGAAGTCAT AGCCACACTCAAGAATGGGCAGAAAGCTTGTCTTAACCCCGCATCCCCCATGGTTAAGAAAATCATCGAAAAGATACTGAACAA GGGGAGCACCAACTGA